The following is a genomic window from Candidatus Hydrogenedentota bacterium.
ATCGTGCGCGCATCAAACACGTCGTTCGAGACCGTCACCGCCGCCTCGATTCCGCCGTCGCCGAAGCCGAGCCCGGTTTGTTCGCGCACTTGCTTGACGACTTCCCAGACCATGCCTTGCATGCGGACATCCCTTTTGTCCGCCTCGTACTTTGTCTGGGCAACCGCACAGATAGCGACTCGCCTCGTCAAAATGCCTGTCCTCCGTTCCCCTGCGCGCCCGCAACGGCGGTCACAGGGCGACATGCGCCCACGTCTGCTGCCGCGCGGTGGCGCCGTATTGTATGGACACCCGCCCGCTCTTGACAGCGCGCAGAATGGCGTCATGTTCCCGCGCCGCGGCCACGGTGACCCAGGCGCGCCCGCACATTTCGAGCGTGTGGCTGTCGTCCGAAGCGACCTTCGGCAGGGCAATGGCCGGGATGTCGTATTCGGGCGTGTAAAAGCCTTTTGCGGTCACCTCGATCGCGTGCAGCGGCATATTCTGCTCAACCAGCGCGATGCGTTCAAGCACCTGCGGCACCGTATAGCCGTATTCCGCCGGATGATTGAACACTTGCAGCGTCTCCTCCCGGCCCCGGATCACATTCACGTGCACGTATCCGCGCACGAAAATCGTCTTCTCGACCCCCTTGTAAACCAGCATGCCCTCAAACACGTCGGGAATCGCCGCGTAGGCGTCCGGCTTCATAAGAAAATCGTGGTCCGTAAGCGCCACGAAATCAAAACCCAGCTCGTGATAGGCGCGCAGCGCTTCCTCCGGGGTAAGCTGCCCATCGGAGCACGTCGTATGCGCGTGCAGCGCGCCTTTGAGCCCTTGCGGCGCGGCGGCGCTCATCCCACCTGCCGCATCATGTACATCACCTTCCACTGGCCTTCCTGGCATACCTGGTCGCGGTGATTAAGCACCTTGACGTCATAGATGACCACGCCAAGCCCCGGCTTGCTCGTGGCCCGCTTGGACGCGACCTTCTGCACCACGCGGATGGTGTCGCCGATAAACACGGGGTTCCGGAAGTCCCAGGCCAGGCCGAGAAACGCAACCAGCTTGTGCTGTTCCGCGCCGGGATTGCGCGCGACGAGGCCGGAAGCGATTGACAGTCCCAGCAGGCCATGGGCGATCCGCTGACCGAAGGGCGTATTCTTTCCAAATTCCGCGTCCGTATGCAGTGCGTTGAAATCACCGGAAAGCCCGGCGAAATTGACGATGTCCGCTTCCGTGACGGTTCGGGCCGGCGATACGGCCTCACCGCCTTCCTGCAAGTCTTCAAAATAGATGCCATCCGATGCGTTCATTACCGCATGCCTCCGATGCCTCGCTTGACCAGTTCTCTTACGATGATGAGCCGTTGGATTTCCGAAGTGCCGCCGCCGATGGTGCCGACGCGCGCGTCGCGCAGCATGCGCTCCACCTCGTACTCCTGCATATACCCGTAGCCGCCGAGAATCTGGATGGCGTCGTTGCACGCCCGCTGGCACATCTCCGTGGCGAACAGTTTCGCGTAGGACGCCTCGGCGCTGCAGTGGGCGCCCTGATCGCACAGGACCGCGGCCTTGTGCGTGAGCAGGCGCGCCGCTTCGATGTTCATGGCCATGTCGGCAAGTTTCTCCGCGACCATCTCGAACATGATAATCGGCTGACCGAACTGGACGCGTTCCTGCGCGTATTTGAGGGCGCGGTCGAGGGCCGCGCGCGCGCCGCCGACGCCCATCGACGCGCCGACCGTCCGCTCAACATCGAGCCCGCCCAGCAGGATGCCCAACGCGCGGTTCTCGCCCTGGACCAAGTTCGCTGCCGGGACACGGCAGTCCTCGAAGAACACCTCTGAAGTCGGTGAACCGCGCATACCCATCTTCTTGAATGGCTTGCCGACCGTGATCCCCGGCGTATCCATGTCTATGATGAACTGGCTCAGGCCGCGTGGGCCCGCTTCCTTATCCGTGCGCGCATAAACCAGCAACACACCCGCCACGGCCGCGTTCGTAATGAATGTCTTGCTGCCGTTCAGCACGTAGACATCGCCCGCGCGCACGGCGGCCGTCTGAAGCCCGAGCGCGTCCGAACCGGCCCCCGGTTCCGTCATGGCGATGCCACCGAGCACCCTGCCCGACGCGAGGTCCGGCAGGTACTTGGCTTTCTGTTCGTGCGAGCCGTTGCAGGCCAAATTGTGGCAGCACAGCGTCGCGTGGGCAAGGAAGGACAGCGCCGTCGAGGAACAGGCGCTCGCGATCTCTTCCATGACCACGCACATGGTGAGCACATCGCCGCCGACGCCGCCGTATTGCTCCGGCACCAGCAACCCAAGCAGACCGAGTTCGCCCATCTTGCGAAAAGTCTCGGCGGGAAAGCGTTCTTCCTCGTCCACCTGGCGGGCCAGCGGGGCGATTTCGGTCTGGGCGAACCGGCGCACCATGGCCTGCATCTCGCATTGTTCGTCGGTGAGGCGAAAATCCATGCTGGCTCCTCTGAAGTGCCAAAGGTGCGGCGTTTCCCGTGCGGCCGCGGCGGCGGCAGTCTACCATGCCCGTGGGGAGGCGTCAACGCGCGCAGACCTTGTTTTCGCATTGCGGGCCGGGCCGCCAGGATGGTAGATTCTCGCGGGACGGCGGCCGCGCGCCGCCGCGGGGTCGAAGGAACACGCATGAAAGCGATCATCATGGCAGCGGGCGAATCAACGCGCACCGCCCCGCTGACGTTAACGCGCCCGAAAGCGCTCTTGCCCGTCATGAACCGGCCCATCCTGGCGCATCAACTCGACGCGCTGGCGGGGCTGGCGGAGAGCGTTGTCATCGTGGTCGGTTACCGCGAAGACATGATCCGCGAGCGGTTCGGCGCCGAGTTCGAGGGGATGCCGCTGACCTATGTCTCGCAACGGGAACGACGCGGCACAGGCCACGCGGTGCTGCAATGCGCGGACCTCATTGACGGACCGTTTCTCGTCATGAACGGCGACGACCTGTACGACCGGCGCGACCTCGCGCGCGTCGCGGCGATGGAGCAGGCCGCGCTCGCGCTGACGGTGCAGGACCCGCGCCCCTATGGCATCTACGAGGTGCGCGGCGATGGCCGCGTCGTGCGCCTCGTCGAGAAACCGAAGGAAGTCTTCTCCAACCTCGCCAATATAGGCGTGTACAGGTTCACGCCAGAGGTATTCGACGTGCTGCGCCGGACCGGGCCGTCCGAACGCGGTGAAATCGAGATTACGTCCGCCGTGCAGACACTGGCCGCAACCGGGGACTTCCGCGTCGTCCGAGCCGAGGGTCATTGGCTGCCCATCGTTTACGCGTGGAATCTGCTCGACGCGAACGCGTTCTGGCTCGAACATTTCCTGCGTCCGGAGAACCACGGCGAGGTCAGCCCGGCCGCGCATCTCTCCGGCGTGGTACACGTCGGCCGCGGCACGGTCATCCGGCCCGGCGCGGTCATCGACGGGCCCGTCTACATCGGCGACCGCTGCGAGGTCGGGCCCAACTGCTGGCTGCGCCCCGGCGCGACCCTGTGCAATGGCTGCAAAGTCGGCCAGGCCAGCGAGATCAAGAATTCGATTCTCATGGACGGCGCAAAAGCGCCGCACCACAACTACGTCGGCGACAGCATCCTGGGCGAAGGCGCCAACCTCGGCTGCGGCACCGTCACCGCAAACCTGCGGCATGATGCTTCCCCGCAAAAATCGCTCGTCAAAGACCAGTTCGTGGATACGGGCCGGCGCAAGCTGGGCGCGATCCTCGGCGACCATGTCCATACGGGCATTAACACCTCGGTCTATCCCGGCCGCAAGCTCTGGCCCCACACGACGACCCGCCCGGGCCAGATTGTCGATCGCGATATCATCGCCTAGCCAAGAGAGGGAGTTCGCTCCGGCGGACGGGACGCGCCCGGCCCCATTTCCTTTTCGTGACCGCCGTGCCTCCGTGTGCGGCTCCTTGGCCCGTCTTACACTCAGATACCCGCACACGGGGTCTATCGCGGACAGGCTGAACGCTGTGCTGCAGGCAAGCGCACCGGGGGGTATCGCGGCATGGCGCGGCACCCCGGCAGGAATGTTATAGTACGCGCTGGCGCCGCAAGGCAGGGCGCGGAAGGAGCTCATGTTCACGTTGCCGGAGTACGGCCGGGTCGTCGGCCTCGACGTGGGCGAGGTGCGCACCGGCGTCGCGGTCAGCGACCCGATGCGCATGATCGCGTCGCCCCACGACACCATCGCGATGGGTTCGCCCGAGGCAAATATCGAAGCGGTGCGGCGGGTCGTCGCGGCGACGGAAGCGGTCTGCCTGGT
Proteins encoded in this region:
- a CDS encoding dehydratase, with amino-acid sequence MNASDGIYFEDLQEGGEAVSPARTVTEADIVNFAGLSGDFNALHTDAEFGKNTPFGQRIAHGLLGLSIASGLVARNPGAEQHKLVAFLGLAWDFRNPVFIGDTIRVVQKVASKRATSKPGLGVVIYDVKVLNHRDQVCQEGQWKVMYMMRQVG
- a CDS encoding acyl-CoA dehydrogenase family protein, producing MDFRLTDEQCEMQAMVRRFAQTEIAPLARQVDEEERFPAETFRKMGELGLLGLLVPEQYGGVGGDVLTMCVVMEEIASACSSTALSFLAHATLCCHNLACNGSHEQKAKYLPDLASGRVLGGIAMTEPGAGSDALGLQTAAVRAGDVYVLNGSKTFITNAAVAGVLLVYARTDKEAGPRGLSQFIIDMDTPGITVGKPFKKMGMRGSPTSEVFFEDCRVPAANLVQGENRALGILLGGLDVERTVGASMGVGGARAALDRALKYAQERVQFGQPIIMFEMVAEKLADMAMNIEAARLLTHKAAVLCDQGAHCSAEASYAKLFATEMCQRACNDAIQILGGYGYMQEYEVERMLRDARVGTIGGGTSEIQRLIIVRELVKRGIGGMR
- a CDS encoding NTP transferase domain-containing protein, with protein sequence MKAIIMAAGESTRTAPLTLTRPKALLPVMNRPILAHQLDALAGLAESVVIVVGYREDMIRERFGAEFEGMPLTYVSQRERRGTGHAVLQCADLIDGPFLVMNGDDLYDRRDLARVAAMEQAALALTVQDPRPYGIYEVRGDGRVVRLVEKPKEVFSNLANIGVYRFTPEVFDVLRRTGPSERGEIEITSAVQTLAATGDFRVVRAEGHWLPIVYAWNLLDANAFWLEHFLRPENHGEVSPAAHLSGVVHVGRGTVIRPGAVIDGPVYIGDRCEVGPNCWLRPGATLCNGCKVGQASEIKNSILMDGAKAPHHNYVGDSILGEGANLGCGTVTANLRHDASPQKSLVKDQFVDTGRRKLGAILGDHVHTGINTSVYPGRKLWPHTTTRPGQIVDRDIIA